In Nitrospinota bacterium, one genomic interval encodes:
- the pyk gene encoding pyruvate kinase translates to MSNRRTKIVCTIGPATRSKQKIKDIIKAGMNMARINLSHGKMEEHDRNIDIIRKVSKELNVPVPILLDLQGPKIRVGDLEGGYVLLKRGKGLIITTRNIGKGHDQIVSTGYKNLHKDVKPGDTILLDDGIMKLKVKKIKGRDVVCQVIDGGVLKPHKGINLPGVDISASSMTKKDFEDLNFGIEKGVDYIGVSFVRRAKDIKEVKRVMSKKGKYVPIIAKLEKPEVRDDIDEILKEVDGVMVARGDLGVEMSLEMVPIAQKGIIQKANRARVPVIVATQMLESMTNSPRPTRAEVSDVANAIFDDTDAVMLSGETAVGKYPVETVKMMSSIATVTEKNASQSFIFRRRTEDRGVLTQPDAVCNAAFVAAHEIKAKAIVTFTQSGYTALLMSKYRPNIPIIAYTPHEETRRKINLYWGILPKIMRPIEGTDELIMELEKSLISDRIAKRGDSLVILLGWPLYVKGTTNLMKIHTIEKR, encoded by the coding sequence ATGAGCAATAGAAGGACAAAGATTGTTTGCACGATTGGTCCGGCTACTCGTTCCAAACAGAAAATAAAAGATATTATTAAAGCTGGAATGAATATGGCAAGAATCAATCTTTCCCACGGAAAAATGGAAGAGCATGACAGGAATATAGATATAATAAGAAAGGTTTCCAAAGAATTAAATGTGCCTGTGCCCATACTCCTTGACCTTCAAGGACCAAAAATCAGGGTAGGAGACTTAGAGGGTGGTTATGTTTTATTAAAGAGGGGGAAGGGGCTTATTATTACAACAAGGAATATTGGTAAGGGTCATGACCAGATTGTCTCAACTGGATATAAAAATCTCCACAAGGATGTAAAGCCAGGAGACACTATTCTCTTGGATGATGGAATTATGAAGTTAAAGGTTAAAAAAATAAAAGGAAGGGACGTAGTCTGTCAGGTTATAGACGGGGGTGTCCTTAAGCCCCATAAAGGCATAAATCTGCCCGGAGTTGATATCAGTGCCTCCTCAATGACAAAAAAAGATTTCGAAGACCTAAATTTTGGAATTGAAAAGGGTGTAGATTATATCGGTGTTTCTTTTGTCAGGAGGGCTAAGGACATAAAGGAAGTAAAAAGGGTTATGTCAAAGAAGGGCAAGTATGTGCCGATAATTGCTAAGCTGGAAAAACCCGAGGTTCGGGATGATATAGATGAAATCTTAAAAGAGGTCGATGGTGTTATGGTTGCAAGGGGGGATTTGGGTGTAGAGATGTCTCTTGAAATGGTTCCTATTGCGCAAAAAGGTATTATTCAAAAGGCCAATAGGGCTAGGGTGCCTGTAATCGTTGCTACCCAGATGCTCGAATCGATGACCAATTCTCCAAGGCCTACTAGGGCAGAAGTATCTGATGTCGCGAATGCCATATTTGATGACACTGACGCTGTTATGCTCTCAGGAGAAACAGCTGTGGGTAAGTATCCAGTTGAGACGGTGAAGATGATGTCCTCAATTGCTACTGTAACTGAGAAAAACGCCAGCCAAAGTTTTATATTTCGAAGAAGAACAGAAGATAGGGGAGTCTTGACCCAGCCCGATGCCGTATGTAATGCCGCATTTGTTGCAGCGCATGAGATAAAAGCAAAGGCAATCGTTACCTTTACGCAGTCAGGTTATACAGCCCTCTTAATGTCAAAGTATAGACCCAACATACCCATAATAGCTTATACCCCTCATGAAGAGACAAGAAGGAAGATAAATCTCTATTGGGGTATATTGCCAAAGATTATGCGACCTATAGAAGGTACAGATGAATTGATTATGGAATTAGAAAAATCTCTTATATCCGATAGGATTGCAAAAAGGGGTGATTCTTTGGTCATCTTGCTCGGTTGGCCCTTGTATGTAAAGGGAACGACAAATCTAATGAAGATACATACGATAGAAAAACGATAA